The window CGGCGGCttctgcggcggcggcggctgcagcgTGATGGACACGCACACGTCGCCCACCTGCAGGTGGTGGCACGCCAAGCCGTAGAGTTGGGCCGTGCGCTCGGGGCTGCAGGACGACCAGCCCTGGCCGAACACGAAGAACGGGTGCTCGGGCGGCACGTCGATGGTCACTTTGCTCTGCTGCTCGCCCACGGTGAACTGCAGCGACACCAGGCCGGGCCGCTGCTGGCTGGCGCGCACGTCCACCACCATGCTGGAGTCGATCTTCAGCCCGCCGCTGACCTCGGCGCTGCGCATGAAGTCGTGCGTCTGCAGGTCTTCCACGCGCTTCAGCTCCCCGGTGGCCAGTTGGATGATGGCGCCCTTCATGAAGTGCGACGGGTTGCTGCtggcgggggcgggggccaAGCTGGGAGGCGGGGCCTGAGCCGCGTCGGGacgctgcggcggcggcgccttCGCCGGCTCCGCCCTGTCGGGGAGGCACACTCTGGCTGAGGAATCGGAGGCTTTAAAGCTGGGGTTAGAGGACGCCGCGGTGGGGGAGGCGCGGCCCGCTGAGGCGTGGTTCGCCTGACCCGCGTAGTGTTGCTGGGGCGCctggagctggtgctgcagggagTACTCCAGGGGGACCAGAACCGGCTGCCCATTGGCCAGCAGGACGGCGTGGCCGGGCGGTCCCGTCGGCTGCTGCAGACCGCCCACTCTGGGGTCGCCGTAACTCACCGGGTCTTTCTGGACATTTCGGGCTCTGGGCGCCGCCTGAGAGAGGTTGAGCGGAGCGAAGGAGACTTCCTTCCGCACTCCGCCAGCGCCGTGGTTGGAGGACGCCAAGCGGCCGACCACCTGCTGCACCTGGAACGAGTAAAGGGGTTCGAGTCGGTCGGAGTTTGGAGGTAAACCGAAcgttttaaaaatgacttcagagAACCGGTCAAACCGGATCCTGCCACATAACCTGCCCGTGTGGCGCCGGTGCGACTCACCTCCAGGTCACTGTCAGGAGTGCCGGGCTGGCCCGGcgagctcctctcctccagcctcctgctcaGCAGGCCTCTGTCGTGGCCGTGCTCCAGACGCGTGTTCTTGGCGAGGTGGCCCGGCTCCAGGAGCGCCTCCCTCATTCCCTGCTCCGGCTCCCTGCCGTTCATCTCCGGCTCCGTCTCGTGTTGGGAGGCGTGAGCGTCTCTGTTGGCGAGGGCAGCCCTGGCCCCCTGAGCGTGGTACAGGACCGGCATCCCCCGAGGGCTGACGTCTTTCGCAGGCAGGACCCCCACGGCACCGAGGTGCTGCTGGGCGGCTTGCTCCGACGAGAGCATCAGCGGCATGGCGCCGGACGCTGCGACTTTGGCGAAGGTGTGAGCGGATACCTGAGCCTGCGGGGGCGGGGAAACGACCCCCTCTTGTATGACAGACTGATAAGGGACGAGATGGGATACCGTATGGGGCTGGGGAATGGCGCCCGATGCCGAGATCAACGATCCCGGGACGAACCCGGGCGGCAGGGCGTATGGTACCGCCGTATACGGCGAACTGACGAACTGGAGAGAGGAGTGAGGGATCTGGGCGTAGCCGAGAGGAGGGTAGGGAAGACCGGGATGCTGCAGGAGAGGCGAGTGGACCGTGTAGGCTGAAGAGATGTGGCTCAAGACTGGGTGGAGGGTGGTGGGGGCGTAGGTGACGGAAGGCAGAGCCACTTTATAGAGCATGCTGTACTGGTCGACGGGCACCGCCGGCACGCCATCAGAATTCTCCCCTCCGTAATGAAGCCCCGGATGAGTCTGCAGCCACTCCCCAGACGCAGCTGCTCCCTGAGGGTCGCTGGAGGCTCCGGAGCTCTGAACAGGAACCACTTCATCCTCAGCGACGACAGCGGCGCTACTCCCACCGCCGGTGCCTCCAGCGCCACCCCCGCCgggcccccccccaccgccgccgctgTTATTGACCAGAAGATCCCGTTTCTTCGGAGGCAGGCACTCCTGGTTGCGCTCCTGAGCTGGTTTCATCGCAAATGTTGGATCCAAGAAGTCGTTTTACTGCACCGCAGAAGCTCTGAAGCATACGAGCGAGTCCAGATCGACAATCACCAGGCTGGCCTTGAAGATCAatacacctgcaacacacacacacacacacacacacacacacacacacacacacacacaggtgattcaCAGCACGAGTCCAATGTGTTCCAATAGCTTTAAGCCACATCAAGTTACAAGTTACAACACAACTAATACACACATCACCTTTTGTTGACCCAAAAATGACGTCTTTTAACGTTTTATCGCCCAGATCTCGTGACTGAAACTTCACTAACAGCGTTAGGACTCAAATATTGGCCGAGTTAGCACCGCTAATAATGTTTGAACAGCAAAATACCTGCAAAAATGAAGGTCAAAGTGGGCAAAATAATGATCATTCTGATTGTTCCTATGTCGGTTTGAAGGAGGCTCCTGCCTGGAAATGCTGTGTTTGatttacagttttaaaaaagaaggaaaaaacagttAATTTTGTTCCTGAGGAACTTTAGACTGAATTTTTGTGAGTCGAAAGAGCTGCTGGGGGGagaaaaatgcacttttatACATTTCTGTTCGGCTTCATTAGACTTCCTAATTAAAATATGGGAGTTAATTTATACGTGCAACGACGTTCATGataatttcttcattttatgGAGCTTCAACCATTTTCTATAACCATAATTCGGTAGAAATGAAAACTGTTTAAACTTGAAATAATATAATCTCGGCTCTTTTTCGAATCTGAGGGCGAAAACTATCAAACACTGAATCAAAAATATATCTACTAAACCTGTCTTTTGAGTGACCAAGTTTGGCAAAAACAGGGATAAATAACAAAAGAGTGCTTTAGAACAGACAACTCTGAACTTCCTTCAACTTACTCCCTCAACAACAGTACCTGGGTTACCCGATGCTAGCTAGTACCTGACTTCGCTGGCGTTAGCTAACATGCAACAAATACTTTCCCATGTTGACAGAAAACGAACAACATGACACTTCGTACTCCGATAACACACGTAGCCGACGAATTCGAACATCAGCGAACGGCAGAGGAAGCCGAAAAACCACCCATGTAGTTTATAACTGCACCAGATCAGAGACTCCGGCTAGTTAGCCACTTGTGCGGCTAACACAGCATCAGCTAGCTAGCTGCATACTCTTGTTCGAAACACATCTATTCACAACGAACATGACAAGGTGCATGACTCAACTAGGAGCACGCGCTGTTTTTCCACGGTCTCCTTGACTTACCTCCAAATGTCATCGCGGAAAGGTTTTTCTTTGCATAAAAAGTGGATATTCAGAGGGACAATTGAAGAAATCAATGCTAAGGAGTCGAGCCCATTTCGCAGGCCAACAGAGGCGCTCACCAATGACGTCACCGCGCTTGATtcaatttcctgttttttttaatgcgctAATATCCAGATTAGAATGTTCAGAATGAGAAAAGACTCAATAACTAGTAGCTGCAGCCGCGCCCACGTCTTCTGTCGAGTCAGCGTTAGTCGCAGCGATCGGTTCCTCTTAACACGTGCGGAGCTGTAACACATCAGTAATAGACTTTAATCATGGCGCCTTTCGCGTTGTGCTCGGCGGGTCGCGTGGTTTCTGCAGGATATACcgttaaaaagattaaaaaaaaataataataaaaataaaacgctGCTGCAAACGAACCCCGTCGTAAACCGCAGTGCGCGCTTCCccgcagcagggggcgctgcagccgaTAGTCACGTGTGTCCTCAGGGCGTCTGTTCGGGCCATTTAAACACCATCTACACGCACCAAATCAGCCCATTTATTGTCCAAATGTGCGAGTAAATGAGTAATGGCGCAGTAATGAGCAGCGCTCGGTGAAATTAAAAGCCAGAGAGTTGTTTCCTTTGGAGAGAATCCGTATTGATTTATTCAGGGTACACATTTGAGCCTCCCTGTCCCCACGGCAACGGAAGAGCTTCAGTGCAGTACTGGACCAGAGCTACAGAACCAGAGCTACAGAACCAAAGAGTGGACAGATGTAGTTGCAGGGAAATTAGATGCAAAACAATTCAGATCTTCCCAAAAACAGAGGCACCAACAGTAGCGTTTGGATCCCTAAGAGAACATTTGCATAAGTGAATGAACATCTGCTGACAATCAAACTGTGTCCCAGCAGAGCCACAATCGTCACGCAGTTACAGCAGGATGCATATAAATATCTCCGGAAAACACCAGACTCAAAGATAAACAGCCGTTTAGTACCACTCAGAAATATCAAGCATGTACAGTACGTATAGTTCTGTTGGGCCGCTTCTGAAAAATAGATCCAACCGCtttaaaacaaccttttaatGGAGATAAATGTGCAATTAAGAGCGTTGGGGAGAGCGAGCGGCGCTCTCACATCTGTAGGGAAGGAACTCCCGCTGGAATGTGGCTAATGGAACATCAAAGCATCGACGCGCCGGCACAATAAGACAAATCAGAGTCCGTCCAGTGGTTTGGGATTAAAGGAAAAGTCCACTTCCTTAATAAATGCTCACTGTTATTACGTCACCATCTTAAAGCGAGTTATTATTTCCTTTAGACCCTCATCAGCCGTCACCCAGCTTAGGAAAGGAGAACTTCAAAGCTTCAAAGACATCACGGCTCCTCTTGGCTTCAGGAAGCTTCTACCTGCGTTACACTAGAAATATAAATCATTCGAGTAGTAAATCTACAAAGTTAGACCCTGAAATCTGCTACTGCACAACACAAATCTGGGCACTTGGAGGAATAAATGCTGTTTGTGCAAAGAGAAAAGACATTACATTCAACAGAGCATCCGTCCTTGAGTAGATCGACAAAAAGAATTTGCtattttccccttttccccctcttaAAATAggtgaaatattaaaatatactCTGTTCCTCTGAAATTGTGCATCAGTGTCGAGCAAAAGGCCTCAAGAGCTGAAAGATCTTCATTAGAGACGGGAGGAGCGGGCGTCTCCGTTCTGTGGAGAAAATCACAACAATCCCACGGAAATCTTTGATTAGATCCTGCAAATGTGCAGGGAAATCTCCTAAATCAGGAAAAGCATCCTCGGGCCCCTCCGACAGCCCATAAAGGTGTTAAACTAGCAGAAGATCCTCAGGCAGATCACACAGTTACACAGATTAGTCGTCGAGCACGAGGGTCTTTCAGAGACCTGGTGCTTCGAAGGAGGCCGGAAAGCTTCGGAGTTGCAGGTTATTGCAGGAAACGGCGGCGACGGTGCAAATTCGAgcatataaataattaaaactCAGAAGtctgaaaggaaaatatttgcgtttctcattttttcccctcactgatTGAGAGAGGCAACAGAAAACGGGCGATTTGTTGTCACGGAAGCTTCcggggaggagggagacggcCTCAGGCGGCGTCGTTGTCCAGCGTCTCCGTGGAGAGCCACACTCGCGCCCCGTTCAGGAACTTGGTGATGGGGGTCCCGTGGATCCCGCTGCGGCACAGGTTCCCCACCGGCGtgaaggggaaggaggaggagaggaagtccgGAGTCGTGGGAGGCGCATTTGGGGGAAAGGCTGCAAAATACATCCTCCGTTGGTCAGCAGGGGGCGCCTCGGGGCCGGGGGGCGCCCCGGGGCCGGGGGGCGCCGCCGTCTGCCTGAGCTGGCGCTGGAGGATGTCGATTTCATCCACCAGCTGGGAGAGCTTGTGGAAGGTGGTGACGGGGCCCCCGCGGGGAATACAGGCTTCAGGAACCCAGCGCAGGAAGAAGAGCTTCCAGAGGACCACGTGGGAGGGCatgagcagagggaggaggagccccTGCGGGTCGGCGGGCCGGCAGAACCAGTCCCTGAAGAAGCGCTCCGACGGGCTCTCGTCCTTCACTGGGGAGAAATCGGGTTTGAGCTCCGACACCAGAGAGCTCCGCCGGGGCAGCGGATCCTCGGCGCCTCTCAGCCCGTTCCGCAGGGACGTGGGCGTCGCCCGCAGGGACGTGGGCGTCGCCCGCAGGGACGTGGGCGTCGCCCACAGGGACGTGGGCGTCACCCGCAGGGATGTGGGCGCCCgcagggtggagctggagaattTCTGCTGAAACAACGACAAAAATCAGCTTCTGtatctgaagagtccaaaccgAACAAAATGAGAATTTCTCATCGAGCCCGACAGGTGCACCGGGGCTGCCTTCACGCCGCCGGCCCGGTTTAAGGCTCAAGCTTAAGAAAGGAAATGTTTTGTTTGGTTGTTCAGAGACTCAGACGTGCGCTCACGCTCCCGTGAACATCCGTGACATCACCTCCACCCAAATACTCATTAAGTCTGAGACTTCGTTAACCCTCCCCTGGCTAACCCCATCATTGCCCTCTTCCACGCCGAGTGTCGTCATGGTAACTAATGCTCCCGCACATTTGTGACGTCAACGTGGCCGTTTAAGGAACCGAACTAGATCCAGGTCCCAGTGTGAACGTGGCCAGAAAAACTCCTGCTTGCACCTGATAAATGGAAAATACCTTTGAGCGTCTGAAGGACTTCACCTCGCCGTTCTGGACGCAGGCGGCCCCCTTGCCGACGTACAGGGGGTTGTTGAACAGCGTTTGGTCTTTGGGGGAGAACTGCTGAGACCACTTCCACACGGGCGGGAAAAACACGGCCTGCTCCTCGCCGTGAGGGATGGCTTTGCTCTTGGCGaagtcctgcagcagaaacattcGGTGCTACTACAGGTAAAACAGGGTGAAGGTGCCAACGCCAGAGCTCTGACCGTTAAGTGCTGCGCTCGCTGCTTGGGAGAATTAAAGAGGAAAGTACTGAAGAGCGGGATCCACATGCTGTCACTGAGGACGGTCAGGTAGGTCTCGGTGAACTCAAACGCTGCCGGGTACTGGTTCATCATCTGCCACACGCAGTCCAGGAACAGCATGAAGAGCGGGGCCTGGACCGAGGCAGCACAGGTCAGGACGAGGAGGGAGGGACGACGTGGCCGACGAGCTCTTTAACTTTAGGAAATTACCTCCTCTTTGTCGTTCTTCTTTAAGTGGTTGCACCTGTCCAAGAAGCGATGGCCGGCCATCACCCATtccttctgcagcagcgccTGGAAGCCAACGAGGCTGCGGTAATGAGGGTCCAGCATCAGCTGCACCAAGGAGGAAACCACACAGCTCAGGtctctgtcttcttcttctgtaaAGCGGCAGAAAGCAACAAGCGTTAGAAACTTATAAACTGCTCAGTGTTTCCTCAATTCTGAAAAATacccagaaacaggaagtgccccaCAACCAAAGAAGCTgaacaaccaatcagaggctAATGATGTGGAGCAATAACGGGTCACGTCAAAGGCGAGGCTTTACCTTGAAGAACAACAGACACGTTCTTCCCATCCAGGTGATAGACCACCTCAGCTGAGTGTTTCAGGAACGCCCTGGAGCCACAAACACAGCACCGGTTTAGTAACATCCATTTATTAACGAGCCATCCTGCGGCCTCGTGTTTACATACCTGACGCACTCCAACCAGCGGGAGTTCTCGAGAGACGAATACCACCTCTCCTCCGACTCCTCGAACGGCTCTGCTCAAAACCAAAACAGTCAGTCACACGACACCAGCACGTGATGATGAACAGCCATCACGCTTGCAGGTGCAGGAGGAACAACGCAGCTTCAATCTGATTAAACTTTATTCCACATTTGTCGCCGACAACCTGAAGACGGGCTCACCTACGACGCAGATCTGCCTGACTTTAATAAAGGCGCTCTGGACGTCCTGGAGGCTCGGCAGACACTTGTCCAGGTCCGACTTGATCACGTCGCTGTACTGCGGGTGGCTTTTAGTGATGGCAGTAAAGATCCTACAGGAGAACCCCCCCCAATCTTAGCATTTTCTatatttctcctctttgttctaGCTGCACTGGACTGAACAGAACAAAACCGGATCCTGGCTGTACCTCTGATCAATCTTCCTCTGTTGTTGCGGATCATTTATGGAGGTCATGCGGACAAGAGCGCTTCCATTTTTATGACTCCAGCACCAGATCTGCGAGGAAGAGCATCACGTGTGTGCGTCAGATGGGACAGAGCAGATACATAAAAGAGATGATGTCATCGAGAAAGAACTCATCCAATGATTTTTAAGATTTGAGAAAAGCTGCTCACAGGTATGCGCTGATCGGTGAAGAACAGGGAGTACTGCTTAAGGTCCTGATCTGCCAGCGAAACTGGAACCACAAcatgttctggaagactggCAGCCAAAAAGGGAGAAACCGTGATGCAACATTGGACTCAACCAGGACACCTAATTTAGGCGTAACCGCGGCCTCCTGTGACGTGCAGTTTCAGTAACCGTTAGGAATGAATGAGTGCAAAGATCCCTCATCTGATTGGCTTAAAGCGGCGGCTGAATAGCAGCTATTGTGGAGGGCAGACGTGCACGCTACACTCAGACGCTCACAAAGATTTTTCCTAAAGTCACCTGCAGTGAGACGCAAGTTCCCGTCCTGCCAAAACAAGCTTGTTATTGCTGACTTATGGAGTAAACAGTGGAAGATCCAGCTACCATCTTACTGCCTACGTCCACCAAGCGGAGCTACCAACCTCGGCGAGATGGCGTAGTTCTCGTTGATGGAGCACACTCTCCACTCTGAGGCGCCGGTTCTCTTGATCTCTCGATCCCAGTCCGAGGGCCGATCAAAGCTGGGCGTCTGTAATCCTCCCTGACCCGTGGAACCGTTAAAAAGAGCCCCTACACACAGGCGTGGGGTTGAGGTTTCTGATCCAGCCGTAAAAACAACGGGGCATCGTACAAGCGTACCTTTGGATTCATAATAACGCTGTCCTCGATACTCGAAAccaaagagcagctgcagatcaGCTGGGTGGGAATAATGTGCAATAGCAAGACAGACctggaatgaaaagaaaagaaaatgcataTATGTTTGGAAGCAGTGCAACAAGCGTGTTTGAATTAGGTCACATGTTAAGCATTCAAAATATGGCTCACTCAAAGTGAAAGTAAACACATGGAACTATACAAACACAAGGGGGAACAAGGGAAACTGCTCTGGGACTGCAGAACTGAAGCCATACAAAGCTGCCTATTCAGTACTACAGCTGTGAATGACACAAGAGGGCACAGGaaaggccgtgtgtgtgtgtgtgtgtgtgtgtgtgtgtgtgtgtgtgtgtgtgtggacaaggCTGTAATTTCTGATGGCAAAATAAGCTATTACAGGCTGGCTTGATTCCATTAGTCGAAgggaaaatgcaaaaaaaaagaaccatctAGTTTTGGGTTCACACTGTAATTACATACATGATGTCCATAAATACATTCACAAAGAACAAGGAAGGCGGACGCTTTCCCATATTTGAACTCTGTGCATGTGACGCTTTAAAGGGATACTAAAAAGGCCTGATGAAAAGTGCACTTTGGTTCCACTCCCAGGTGTCTTTCACTCATAACGTCCATCAAACAAGGCCATAAAAGGCCTGTTTTCCAAAAGGAAATCTTCATTTCTCTGAATCTAATCTGCAGCCACAGTCGTGCGCCTTCTCATTATTTAAACAGGAAAGATGTGAACTGACTAACTCGCCGTGGTTAAACACAGTCAAGTCACTGGGAAAAGGGACTCTTGAATCAGGAATAAAACATCCGTCCATCCAATCAGTGATGAGTCAAAGGGATCGGTCGCTCCTCCAGTCGGCTGCTTTTTCGGCTTCAGCCTGCATTGTTCCCCCTGGCTTTTGTTCATTGTTTGGTTAAGGGCCAGACTGAAAACACGTTTGGAAAAGATAGTAATTTATGTGCGGATGGAAGCTGAGGGCAGCAAATCAAAGCGTGTAGGACAGAAATATCCGTGTTGGTGCCCAAGAGGTCGCAGCCTCGGCACCTCTGGGGCAGGAAGGGAGAAGTGAGGGCAGCAACAGCCAAAAGGAAACTCAGAGTTCTGCTTTTTACTTGCGTGAAGCTTGTGAATcttattttctatttaaaactgcagctaaacaaagaaacaaatgaaaaagcaaCAGGAATGAAACGGCGCGGCTCACTTTTTTGGCGCTCTCGGGCCCGGCCTCTTGGAAGCAGAACCTCATGATGCGGAGATCCTTGCAGTAGAGGATGAGCTCCGTCGGGTTGAACTTCAGCTTCTGGTTGGAGCCCAGCACTTTCCTTTTCCCCTTGGCATCATTTACTGAGGAAAACAAATGCCGATTATGACTGAACCAGTTTCATTCTTGCCGGAGGCCGTGTGACAGATGAATGATTAGAATTGGGAGCTTctattttttccacttttaaacATCAACTACCAAAAGTGTCGCACCACTTCAAAGGCTGAAAACGCCTGTCCAAGCACACTGCACCGATCCCAACATGCTAACACTCTTTGTGATTCTAAATAGGACGAAGACCAAATACTTGATTGAATAGTTGACataagtgatgttttccccacagaTACCTGTTACTACTTGCtccagacaggtgagagggaTGTCGTGCTCTCCTAGCAGGAGATGGGACAGCGTGGACTTCTGTGGTggaggcaaaaaaacaaaatcatcctGCGACCGAAGCTCTCTCGAGTTCTGAAATGACGCtcgttctctcctctcttcatctACAACTGGTGTGTCCAAACCCAGGTCGGCATTCCAGGAGGGTTCCCGCTTTCTCACTGGTAGGACGAAAACCCCCGACTGGAGCCAGGACTGGGTTCTGGACACCCCGGGATCAGACATGTCACATCACAGCACAAACAATGGCTCCATCACCTGTTTAGACGAGTCCTCTTGAGGGATGAACGACACCTTAAAGTTGGTGCATATCAACTTTCCCCAAAGGTCATCCTGGCTGTTCTCAGCACTCATGCACTTCTTCACAAAGTTCACCTCGTTAACGACGATCTCACCTGATGACAAATAAGTGAGATTACAAAATGATAAGAAATTCCAAAGGGAATGAACCGACTATCTGGAGATTCCCTTTTATGAATACTTTCTGCCTGGGATGATCTGGGAGGGGAATAAACGGGGAGTGTAATCCTCTATTTCATTAAAGGGTTTTAACTTCACTCAGCTAAAAAACCTCTGGAACTTTTAATGATAATTAGTAACACCTGCAGTGCTGCCACATGTAAGTTACATTATAGTTTTTTTAATAACCACCTAAACACGATCTATAAAAAGCAACATGACCGCTTGCTCTTAAAACCTTCACCAATTAATAGTCAGACAAAAACGCGGTCATAAAATTCcccgggattttttttttccctaaataaagatgaaaactGGGACAAGATGGTCAGTTCAGAACTTAAAATCCAACTGCCGAAGAACAAGTGACAGcttgatgtctgtgtagattctcagtcatccaggtcattgtatcaaggtagttttctctgtcaactgcactgggtttcttctcttgaagacgtttcaccttctatccagaaggcttcttcagttctgaaatcgctggggagggagcttgaaaatatatagcccctgggccttgggccttcaccaaaacctcaggAAAgccagaccccagcaaaggagaggacgagggaaacaaacgccgcagagTTTCCATCCCCTCcctgtccggagtctctgaggagtttaggaggatcctccagaaacacgacataccggttcagttcaaacccagcaacactctcagacagaggctggtccacccgaaggacaagacaccaagacccaaacaaagtcatgttgtttatgctgcacagtgccaggaggaacgtgaggaacaggacattggggaaaccaaacaacctctccacagaagaatggcacaacacagacgcgccacctcctcgggtcaggactcagcagtccacttacacctaaaggagagtgggcactccttggAGGACAGCCCagtacgggtactggccagagaagaaaggggtttgaaaggggggtcgaGGAAgcatccatgttaaattggagaaaccatccttgaacagaggtggtggcctgaggcacttcctgtcacccacatacaacgca is drawn from Takifugu flavidus isolate HTHZ2018 chromosome 2, ASM371156v2, whole genome shotgun sequence and contains these coding sequences:
- the atxn1l gene encoding ataxin-1-like; its protein translation is MKPAQERNQECLPPKKRDLLVNNSGGGGGGPGGGGAGGTGGGSSAAVVAEDEVVPVQSSGASSDPQGAAASGEWLQTHPGLHYGGENSDGVPAVPVDQYSMLYKVALPSVTYAPTTLHPVLSHISSAYTVHSPLLQHPGLPYPPLGYAQIPHSSLQFVSSPYTAVPYALPPGFVPGSLISASGAIPQPHTVSHLVPYQSVIQEGVVSPPPQAQVSAHTFAKVAASGAMPLMLSSEQAAQQHLGAVGVLPAKDVSPRGMPVLYHAQGARAALANRDAHASQHETEPEMNGREPEQGMREALLEPGHLAKNTRLEHGHDRGLLSRRLEERSSPGQPGTPDSDLEVQQVVGRLASSNHGAGGVRKEVSFAPLNLSQAAPRARNVQKDPVSYGDPRVGGLQQPTGPPGHAVLLANGQPVLVPLEYSLQHQLQAPQQHYAGQANHASAGRASPTAASSNPSFKASDSSARVCLPDRAEPAKAPPPQRPDAAQAPPPSLAPAPASSNPSHFMKGAIIQLATGELKRVEDLQTHDFMRSAEVSGGLKIDSSMVVDVRASQQRPGLVSLQFTVGEQQSKVTIDVPPEHPFFVFGQGWSSCSPERTAQLYGLACHHLQVGDVCVSITLQPPPPQKPPEHHHAQQQQQQQQQQSLARTISKIGATPGPVHQLMGPPAPQQARPPSHFRVHRDRSRDGDKDGDREDAAHFGVAGHNESPLRPSRTPAEHPRGQGGYLSHAQGAALAGAGMAPAQASLGASQRRWSSPGLQRYNMKGDEGLRPQIGTSGHSRPSFIPQEVKLSIEGRSNAGK